Proteins from one Trichoplusia ni isolate ovarian cell line Hi5 chromosome 9, tn1, whole genome shotgun sequence genomic window:
- the LOC113497114 gene encoding uncharacterized protein LOC113497114 yields MTHKQVKFGRGKRWRKVKTIVEDYERVNEIRRPVLLSCDDLERMAVESSRARLISHLVSKSTDHSVREFTSYNHEPVIDPPSYPTSYPTSYPTSFPTSYPTSFPTSYPTNYPTSFPTSDPTSIPTSYDDPPYSPSPHADRMPMQVEQVLSAYPSIVEQPWCPYAPYSPVSEVDLVVGHNYVCKCGKCKMRHCPARSMSKKRSGFFKDNIMTFCDRYTMTQKLNDTASGRTPTPSKPECYEEEYCTDARCPPSLVAVRNMEGKLQIHEMYSNRKGRPVPILKKCCNDPCFDYEYTTTRAMTNNYPNDEVLEVKPVGPRSAKYYKPDRASLDDSDVLSRKNLYNEGISDRIANKFPMVPKKPPSPPERSRTSLATHCGSEHNYIPYSHRSDSKYHTCCKKPLEKRYVGDEFGTKLPPVPAPKIVCKKHTPPVTKTCKRCKEPPRCIKLPKKVLTSEKVIEATAADKHSKETTACRRVRPTD; encoded by the coding sequence ATGACCCACAAACAAGTCAAGTTTGGTAGAGGCAAACGATGGCGGAAAGTGAAAACGATCGTCGAAGACTACGAGCGAGTAAACGAGATCAGGAGACCGGTGCTGCTGAGCTGCGATGATTTGGAACGGATGGCCGTAGAGAGCTCCAGGGCGAGGCTCATCAGTCACTTAGTCAGCAAGTCCACTGACCACTCTGTAAGAGAGTTCACCTCGTACAACCACGAACCTGTCATTGATCCTCCCAGTTATCCTACTAGTTATCCTACCAGTTATCCTACCAGTTTTCCTACCAGTTATCCTACCAGTTTTCCTACCAGTTATCCTACCAATTATCCTACCAGTTTTCCTACCAGCGATCCTACCAGCATTCCTACCAGCTATGACGACCCTCCGTACTCGCCCTCGCCGCACGCCGATCGAATGCCAATGCAAGTGGAACAAGTGTTATCTGCTTACCCTTCAATCGTCGAGCAGCCGTGGTGTCCTTATGCTCCTTACTCGCCTGTTTCGGAAGTAGATTTAGTTGTCGGACACAACTACGTATGTAAATGTGGAAAATGCAAAATGAGACACTGTCCAGCTAGGAGTATGTCCAAAAAGAGGTCGGGTTTCTTTAAGGATAACATCATGACGTTTTGTGATCGGTACACGATGACACAAAAGCTGAACGATACGGCAAGCGGACGCACTCCTACCCCTTCAAAGCCCGAATGTTATGAGGAGGAGTATTGCACAGACGCCCGGTGTCCTCCGTCCCTGGTGGCCGTGAGAAACATGGAAGGTAAACTACAAATTCACGAGATGTATAGTAATCGTAAAGGTCGGCCTGTACCAATTCTAAAGAAATGCTGTAATGATCCATGTTTTGACTATGAATACACCACCACACGAGCAATGACTAATAATTATCCAAACGATGAAGTTCTTGAGGTCAAACCGGTGGGACCAAGATCAGCGAAATATTATAAACCAGACAGAGCTTCGCTCGATGATAGCGATGTACTGTCCAGGAAAAATTTATACAATGAAGGTATAAGTGACAGGATTGCGAATAAGTTTCCTATGGTTCCAAAGAAGCCGCCTTCTCCTCCAGAACGTAGCAGGACATCGTTGGCCACGCATTGCGGGTCAGAACACAACTACATCCCTTACTCACACAGAAGTGATTCTAAGTATCACACTTGTTGCAAAAAGCCTCTTGAGAAGCGTTATGTTGGTGATGAATTTGGTACAAAACTTCCTCCTGTTCCGGCCCCCAAGATAGTTTGCAAGAAGCACACACCACCTGTCACCAAGACTTGCAAGCGGTGCAAGGAGCCGCCGCGCTGCATCAAGCTTCCTAAGAAGGTCCTGACATCCGAGAAGGTGATAGAGGCAACCGCCGCGGACAAGCACAGCAAAGAAACGACAGCCTGCAGAAGAGTTAGGCCGACCGACTAG